One window of the Dryobates pubescens isolate bDryPub1 chromosome 13, bDryPub1.pri, whole genome shotgun sequence genome contains the following:
- the TLCD2 gene encoding LOW QUALITY PROTEIN: TLC domain-containing protein 2 (The sequence of the model RefSeq protein was modified relative to this genomic sequence to represent the inferred CDS: deleted 2 bases in 1 codon) codes for MLVAPFPGAVHPSRGRAVAGRCRCPCPSPSPRRRQSGGRAGPGGRAGRCQCLGWCPCPGRCQCPAVAGRAPGQGEVEPSRSATDADGSPGEAAGRWMPMAFSPGLLVVAGSFAAFRLLNRELERLVPPPPSARRNRWKWRNIWTSLAHSVLSGGGALAGFCLHPELSEDLVGTHPPGAHSLVAVSVGYFLEDFVDMLCNQKLHQSWELLFHHSVVIVCFGIAVLLHQYVGFALVALLVEINSIFLHLRQILLMANLVHTTCYRLNSVINLGTYVVFRIATLAWMARWLLLNRQNVPPAAYAVGTLGMAIMMPMNIILLYRLLRSDFCKSSRDVQQEKEQ; via the exons ATGCTCGTTGCTCCCTTCCCCGGGGCGGTGCATCCCAGCCGCGGCAGGGCGGTGGCAGGGCGGTGCCGGTGCCCGTGCCCGAGCCCGAGCCCGAGGCGGCGGCAGAGCGGCGGCAGGGCGGGCCCCGGCGGCCGGGCGGGGCGGTGCCAGTGCCTGGGGTGGTGTCCGTGCCCGGGGCGGTGTCAGTGCCCG GCGGTGGCGGGGCGGGCCCCGGGGCAGGGCGAGGTGGAGCCGTCGAGAAGCGCGACCGATGCCGATGGGAGCCCGGGAGAGGCTGCGGGCAGGTGGATGCCCATGGCTTTTAGCccggggctgctggtggtggccgGCTCCTTTGCCGCTTTCCGCCTGTTGAACCGGGAGCTGGAGCGGTtggtgccgccgccgccctcgGCCCGCCGCAACCGCTGGAAGTGGCGCAACATCTGGACGTCGCTGGCCCACAGTGTGctcagcggcggcggggcgctGGCCGG GTTCTGTCTCCATCCTGAGCTGTCCGAGGACCTGGTGGGCACGCACCCGCCCGGGGCGCACAGCCTGGTTGCTGTATCTGTAG GTTATTTCCTCGAAGACTTTGTGGACATGTTGTGCAATCAGAAACTTCACCagtcctgggagctgctcttccATCACTCTGTG GTGATTGTCTGCTTCGGTattgcagtgctgctccaccaGTACGTGGGGTTCGCCCTGGTGGCTTTACTGGTGGAGATCAACTCCATCTTCCTCCACCTGCGGCAGATCCTGCTCATGGCCAACTTGGTGCACACCACTTGCTACCGCCTGAACAGCGTCATCAACCTGGGCACCTACGTGGTGTTCCGCATCGCCACGCTAGCCTGGATGGCTCGCTGGCTTCTCCTCAACCGGCAGAacgtgcccccagcagcctacGCTGTGGGCACGCTGGGCATGGCAATCATGATGCCCATGAACATCATCCTCCTCTACCGCCTGCTGCGGAGTGACTTCTGCAAGTCCAGCCGGGAcgtgcagcaggagaaggagcagtAG